TCTTCCGCGCAGCAGCCGAAGCTGAAACTGTTCACGCACATAACCATTTAACAGTAATGGCAGGTATTAACAGCACTGAAAAAAACCTGAAAGATGCTATTGAAGGTGAAATTGAAGAATTTGAAGAAATGTATCCAGATTTCATCAAAGAAGCAAAGGCAGACGAGAATAAAAAGGCAGTGTGGACCTTTGATGTGGCCAACCAGGTGGAGGAAATCCACGCAGGACTCTACCAAAAAGCTCTGGAAGCTCTGGGAAATAACGAAGAAGTGGATTACTATGTCTGCGGATACTGTGGGAATACTGTAGAAAATGGAGCACCTGATGTTTGCCCAGTCTGTAGAGCATTGAAGTCTGATTTCTTTAAGGTAGATTAAAATTTAAAGAGATTGACCTTTAATTAACTAAATAATTCACTTCTTTTTTTTCCATAGAATTCAATTATTGGTATTATTTTTATTATTATGATTTACCCACTTTCTTTTCTTCAAATGTTATGCGGAAAGTGGTTCTGGGACTCCTTTCAAGTTCCAGTTCTCCACCAATCTGTTGGGTGAGGCTGGTAACCAATTGAAGACCCAGTGAATCGGTTTGATCCGGTTCAATATCGGAGGGGAATCCAATCCCAGTATCATTAACCTCTAAAACACACCGATTACCATCCTCCTTGAATTTAACCATTATTGTCCCACTTTTTTCGTTGGGGAAAGCGTGTTTCATGGAATTAGAGACTAATTCATTTATTATTAAACCCAGTGGTATGGCGGTGTTGATATCGATCATCACATCCTCCACTTCCAGTTCCAGTTGGACCCGGGCGGGGTCAGCCACATAAGTTCGGAATAAATCCGTGGACAGTGTACGGATGTAATCTCCGAAATCTATGTGTTTCAGGTCAGTGGAGCGATAGAGTCTTTCATGGATTAAGGCCATGGAATGAGCCCTCTCCTGGCTTTCCTTGAATATTCCCCGGGCTTCTTCATCCTTTATGTAACGTGACTGGAGATTAAGGAGACTGGAAATCACCATTAAATTGTTCTTTACCCGGTGATATATCTCCTTCATCAGCATATCTTTATCCTTAAGGGCCTGTTCAAGTTTTATCTGGGCTTCCTTAATGTCAGTTATGTCTCGAGAGATAACCTGAACACTGTGAACTCGGTTATCATGACCATAAATTGGTTGTAGACTTGTACTGAACCATTGATCCTTTCCACTGTATGGAACAAACATTTCCAGATCTAAACCCTCTTCTGTGCTGATTACTTTTTTTATTAATTCAATTTGCTTTTTGGCAACTTCAGGGGGGAAAAAATCCCGGAGTGAACGACCCAACAGATCAGCAGGTTCTTCACCCATATTATGTGCTCCTGACTTGTTGGCCATTAAAAAAATACCATTCTCATCATACAAAGAAATTGGATCCTTAGCTGATTCAATGAGTGTTCTGTACTTCTCCTCACTCTCACGCAGTGCATCTTCTACATTTTTCTGTTGGGTTATGTCACGACTGTTACATATAAATCCAGTGACCACCCCTTCATCAGAGATTGGTGTTCCCTTTGTACCCAGCCACACGTAACTGCCATCGGCCTTCATGTAGCGATACTGAACCGATCGAGTAATGCATTTCCCGAGGCCATCCTTAATGCAGGAGGTGACCCGTGACTGATCATCAGGGTGCATCCGATCAAATATTGATTTTCCAACCAGTTCCCCAGGTTCCAAACCAAGAACAGTTTTTACCGAAGGGCTTACGTAGATATATTGACCATCCTTACTGGCCTGACATATAATATCCGCCATGTGGGTAGTGATCATTGATAGCTGAGCTTCACTTTTAGCCAATGCCTTTTCAGCGGCTTTATCCTGAGTTATATCCCTTGCAATGGCAGATAATCCAATTATATCCCCAGATATACCCTTTATAGGGGAAACTGTTAAGAATATGTCGATCATTTCTCCTGTTTTGGTTATTCTCTTGGTTTCATAATGATCGATCTTTTCCCCGCCACCAATTGTCTTCAGTATATATGAGAGTTCATCAGAACCCGGTGGAAATATTATGGAACCTGATTTTCCCAGAACTTCCCTTGTCTTATAACCATATGTTCGCTCTGCCCCATTATTCCAGCTCAATACATTACCATTTAAATCCATACCAATAATAGATTCTGCTGAGCTTTCCACAATAGCTGAAAGTATGGCCCGCGTCTTCTCAGCATTTTTACGATAGGTTGTATCCCTAATAATGGAAGTGGTGAATATTTCACCATCCCCCTCCCAGTTGGTGAGGGATATTTCAAAGGGGAATTCTTTACCATCCTTCCTTAGGCCCACTGATTCAAAAGTTCCAACCAGTTGATGTTCACCTGTTTTACGGAATTGGTCCATTTGTTCGTCATATTTATCCCTCAACCGGGAAGGGATAAACTTCTTCACTGATTCTCCCAGAACTTCTTCTTCAGAGCATTGGAACATTTTCTGAAAGCTTTCATTAACAAAAACTACATTACCCGATAGATTAGTAGTGATAATCCCATCAATGGCAGATTCAACCACAGAACGGAACATTTCTTCACTGGTTTTCAACTTTATCTGCGATTTCTCTATGCTTTCACTTAGAAGAATAGTTATTACACTCACTGAAATGAATATAATTGATCTGAAAATATCATCATACAAAAAGTCACTTTTAAGTGGACTGATCCAGTCTGTTAAAATAAGCACCCCAGCCAGGAAAAAGGGAACCCACAAACTCTTCCGTTTCCACCAGACCGCAGCCAGCACTATGGGTATGTAATAAAAATGGGTGAAAACAATTCCGGATCTTAAAACGAAGTGAAAGTAATAGGTTAAAACACAGGATAAGACTACTAAAGATAAAACCATGAAAGTTTTATACTCAGATCTCGATCCATCCCACTCTAACTTCAAAGTACGAATCCCCCTGAAACTAAATCTATCTATACTTATTTCTCTGTAAAAAGAAACATAAATGATTTTCTTAAATGGAAGTTATCCCATAAATCTATTCTAAAGAATATTATAAAAAAAGGATAATAAATCTGAAAAGATCATATATTACTGGTAAAATAAGACAGAGAAATCCATTGAAAAGATTTATGTTCATTAAAAAGAAACTGCACTCCCTTAAATAGTATTAGACCATATTCATCAGGGGTTCTAACTTTTCTAAGTCCTCACATTCATCCATTGGAAGAATGTATTTCATATCTCCTTCAACTACAATCATGGCCACTGGAGATAGGGAATATGATTCTACGTGATTGTGTTTCCAGTGAAAAATCTTAACCAGGGGATAAAAAATCCTATTCTCTATTTTTACTGGTTTTCCAACTTTTATTTTTTCATTTTTCATTTTTCCAACCAATCAACGACGCATTTCCTGAATCATTTCTCGTACTGGTTTTTTGGTGTATGCCCGTATGGCTTCTACCACTATCCAGATGAGCTTTAAATTTATAATCATCTGAAAATTACCATCTAAGACCCTTCTCTGGAAATCTGGTGTTATAACAGCATCAATTCGCGTAAGAGCATTGAGCGGATAGGTGAATGACCAGATATATCCTGTGAAAAGGGCAGTGTCTGCCGGACTTTCCATTCCCAATGTCAAATTAAGGGAAAACTTTTCCAGAGTCACTGATCTATAAAATGCAGTTATCAGCCGGTAAATATGCGGCCATGATTCTTTAAGTAATCTTAATATATTTAAAATACGTTTTAGGTCAAATTCATCCTTCTTATCTGTTTCTTCTTCATCTTCTTCCACTTTTTCCTCTTTATCCTTTTCATCTTCAGGTATTTCCCTTGAAAAAATGCGTATACCTAAAAATCTGAGACTAAAAAGACCTTTAAGTTCAGATCCCTGTTTTTCTAGTTCTAAAGATAGCTTAAGTGGAATCAAAAGAAAAGACAATAAAATAAGCACCAGAATAAGTATTATGATGCCTATTATAGTGTATATCAAACTTAACCCGCTCTAAGGTTATTAAATGTTTAGGTTCAATTGGACAAATTTTAAATTTCTTTGAATTTATCCATTTTTATACGGCAGCTTCACCCTTTTTTTCTTCAGTTTTTGCCTCTTCAGCATTTTTAGTGTGTTTTTTAGTGTGTTTTTTACCCATTCCCATTTTTTTCCCTTCAGCCATGACTTCAACTATGGCAGTACTGACTTCACCAATTGCCCGGGATAATGGGTCTGGATTTTTTAATGGCAATACTTTAACTCCTTCAGGTCCGCTTTGACCTTTGAAAACCACTACCATTGCTACTGGTTCTATACCTGCACCTCCACCAGAAGCTCCTGCAGAAAATCCTTCATTTGCAGAACCTTTTCCATCACCCATGCCTGCTCCAAATGCCATTCCCATTCGGGTTACAGGTATCATTATTTTATCTTCGCTTTCTATTACTTCCCCAATCACGTTTTCTATATTCAAAACCTTTCGAAGCTCTTCTACCGTGGTTTTTATTGGATCCTGGATATCCATCATGTCACCCCTACATTTTTGTTATTGTATATCTTATTGTTATTTTAGGCATATACATTTTTCTTAAATATTATTATAATTTTAGGGAGTGGACTTTGGATAAATTTTTATTTGGCATTCCATGGAAAAGGTTTATATAGTATAGGACAATAATGTTTGAATGCGGGCCCGTGGTCTAGGGGTATGATACCTCCCTGACACGGAGGTGATCACGAGTTCGAATCTCGTCGGGCCCATCATGCCGTGGTAGTTCAGTTGGGAGAACGCCAGACTGAAGATCTGGATGTCGCTGGTTCAAGTCCGGCCCACGGCACTCCCCTTACTTATTATTTTAGCTTTTTTGAAATGCCTTTATTATTTACGGTATAATTTATGGTTTATTTTTTAGATCTAAAACTAATTTTCTAAGATTTACATGAATTCCATTAATTTGTAAACTAAATATGTGGTTTTTGCCAATTCTAAGGATAAAGATGTTCAGGATAAGTTAAAAGCCACCCATAATACGGCAAACAGTCCTTCTTCTGTAATTCAAATTAATTAACTTATATCTAAATTATTCCAGTGTGTTTACGCACGGCAACAGCTACTAAACCACCGGTTCCAGTTAATATTCCATATATGACTGATCCTCCTATTAAAATGGCTAACCAGGGGAGAATTCCCATATAAGCCAGAATAAATCCTCCAGGAATGATTGAAATAACTACGGCTATACAAATCCCTACAAGAGCCCCCTAAAAATTAAAGCCTCTGAAATTAATAACTATTTTAATAAATAACATTCATCAAGAGAAAATCATTTCATCAAAGATTTAATGGCAATATGACTGGATACATGTTAACGAATTATAATAAAACTAAAATGATAACAAATAAAATTATCGAAAAACCTAACGAATTATCTGAATAAATTAAACGAATAATCCCAGTATAACTATTGAAACTAAAATGAACGTCACCCCGGCAAATATTCCTAGGGGTTTAATTGATTCATTACGCGTAGTCCCGGATACTTCTTTGGCCGGGATTAATATTTGACCACATGCACTGCAAAAAGCAGTGCTAATTGTATTTACATTACCACAGTCTTTACAGATGACTTTAGGGGATTGGAATTCAAATTCATCCCCCTCTCCCACCATATAGAGTTTACCCCCACACTGGCATGAATCGAAGTCAGTAGAGGACTCTCCATCCGCCAATTGGTAGTATCCGCCGCAAATTTCACAGACTAAATAGTTCATACTATCTTTTTTTTGTCTGTTTATAGGGCTATATATGGTTTACCATGGGATTAAAAAGAGGTTTTATTATAAATAAGAAGAATCCGATGACAAGAATGTAATTAAAAGGAAAAATAGTAATTAAATTTACATTAATCTACAATGATGAGGATAATCATCTGCTTAAATTAAATTCATAAATCGGTAGAATAATGGTCCCAGTAGATAATAGTCAGTACATTCAACATCTTACTTGGAGATTTTTCCTTTTAAATATGTGCTCAGGGAATGGGTTATCTCTACATCAAGAAAAGCTCCCGGAAGGGCTTCTTCCACTACCACAGTTTTATAGGAGTTGGTGCGGCCTATATATCCCCCTTTACTTCCTTTATCGGTGATCAGTATTTTTTGATGGGTGTCCCTGAGTTTTCGATTATTAGCGGTGGCAATATCTACTTTAAGATCGTTTAACTGCCGGGAACGCTTTTTCATGGTTTGGTGATCAATCTCAGGAAGTAATGATGACCTGGTGCCAGGGCGGTGATGATATTTGGAGATATGTAGAAAATCAGGGTATATCTCCTGAATTACGTCAAGAGTGTCCTGGAAAGCATCATCATCCTCGGTGGGGTATCCTACAATGACATCTGTTGCCAGGGATAGTTCTGGTATTTCTGTCCGGAAATGGTTTACTATATCCAAGTATTCTTCCACAGTGTGCCCACGATTCATATCAGAGAGAATCTGATTACTCCCACTCTGCAAGGGGAGATGGAGGAAATTATAGACTTTTTCATTTTTAAAAGAAGTTATAATGGCTTCCAGATCGTCTTCGATGTTTTTGGGGTGCATCATTCCTACTCGTATGAGAAAATCACCTTCAATAGAAGTTATTTGATTTATAAGATCAGACAGGTTTTCCCCGGTGTCTTTTCCATAGGCAGCAGTATCCTGGGCTGTGAGCTGGATTTCCACACACCCATCAGCCACTGCCTGCTCTGCTTCGGCTCTTAAAAGAGATACAGGATAACTCTGTAATCTTCCCCGTGCAAATCTGGTGCAGCAGTAACTGCATTTACCCAGACATCCCTCACAAATCTGGAGAATGTGCACCAGTGGATTAGAACGCTTCCGTGGAAGGCAGGTTTTAACATCATCCCCATGACCTGTTTCCCTCACCAGATGACCATTCATAACTGCTTCGACCACTTCTGGAGCTGAATTTATCCTACGAGCCCCGATCCATCCTGCTTGTGGTGCCAGTTTTTTCAGTTTTTCTGGATCAATATCCACCATGCAGCCGGCAATGAGCAATTTCTTCTGTGGAAACTGAGCTTGCATTTTACCAATACGATTGGTTATTTTCTGTTCAGTGGGTTGTTTGACGTAACAGGTGTTTATGATAATAACATCCGCCTCTTCAGGGGATTTTACAATTTTCCCACCAGTTTCTTCCAGTAAACCAGCCATTATCTGGGAGTCTGCCTGGTTGAAGGTGCAACCAAATGTTTCCATATAGATTTTCATGTTAATCAGGATTTTATAATAATGTTTCTAATTAGATATTTTTGATATAAATTTGATTATATTAGATAAGATTATTTGTTGTTTTGATAAGGTATTGGAATTATCTATGCAAGTGAAGGGGTTTATGATGGAGAGATCATTATGAAATATATTTAAAAAATAGGAGTTAAGATAACTGAAAATTAGGTTTTTTAGGTTTTTAGGTTTGATTTCATTAATTCTTTAGGTTTGATTTCATTTAATCTTCAGGCCAGCCATGTCTGCCGATCATTGGAACGAAAACAACTCCTCCCAGATTAATGGTCTGATAATCATCATCGGCAATTCGCTGGACAGATACCAGTTCCTGAAAGTAATCAGACCCCATGGGTATAATCAGTTTTCCACCAATTTTCAGCTGTTCTTTAAGGGGTTCTGGAATTTTAGGGGCGCTGGCTGTTCCATAAATCCGATCAAAAGGGGCTTTATCAGGATATCCTGTGGTTCCATCGCCTTCTATCACCGTTACAACATCAGAGTAGCCAGTTTTCTTCAGGTTGTCTCTGGCTTTTTCTGCCAGGGCGGTAATTCGTTCTATGGTGTAGACATGGCCTTTTTTGCCCACTATTTCACCTACCACCGCAGCATTATATCCCCAACCAGTTCCAATTTCCAGAATATTCATTCCTTCTTGTAATTCTAACTTTTCGGCGATAATTGCCACCATATGTGGAGCAGAAATGGTCTGACCATTCCCAATGGGAAATGGACGATCTAGGTATGCATAAGAACTGTTCTCAGGGGGCATAAATTTCTCCCGAGGAATCTTAAGCATGGCCTTTTTTACATTTTTAGTCCTTATGTATCCCTGGTTAAAGAGTCTTTCCACCAGATTTTCTCTTTCAGCCTTCATATAAACCACTTTAAAAATTCTCATAAAATCCTGGTTTTCAAACAGGATAAATGAACTTAAGATTATTTTGGTGAATCGATTAATATGGAATTTGCCATTGATTAATGCTGAAGATTTGCTGAAACTGATTAATACTAAAGATGTGGTAATTGATTAATGCTGAAGACTAGGGAATTGATTAATGCTGAAGACTAGGGGATTGATTAATGCTGAAGACTAGGGGATTGGTTATTAGAGAAATTTGGGGCATATTATTATCCTTAGATTATTCACTCTCATCAACCACTTCAGCTGTTTCAACTATTTTAGAGGTTAAATCATACTGAAATCTGTCTCTTTTATCTGCAGGTCTTCCATAAACTCTTTTAATTTGTTCTGCCACAGCCCCGCCCTTCCTGATCCTTGATGTAATGGTTTTCATGGATTTTATTTGGAAGACTGATCTTTCCAGTTTCACAACATCCCCTACATTAAACTGGAAATCCCTTTCAACCTCCACCTTTCGGGACAGGATCCTTCCACCGTAATCTATGGATATTCCTACTCTGGCTGGCCCGGCAAGGGATGCAGCCCAGATAGTTACCAGTTCAGAGACCGGACTTTTCAAAACACGACCGCCCCTGGTGTTTTCCAGTGAAGTTATTTCAACTTCCTCATCATCCACAATCAGCACTTCTCCGGCCTGCAAAATCTCGTCAGGATAGAGTTTAATGGTTTTTTTTACTGATTCTTCAAATTTGCTGATGATTACTCGGCACTCCACCATTTTAGGAATGTTTATTGTCTCTCTGAATGTGTTTCCACATTCATTACACTTTAAAAGAACTTCTTTGGTGTTTTTACCCTTAGTTTTTAGTATTTCATGAGATTCAGAATCACAAACTGGACATTTCATTTTCTTTCCTCGCTATCAAAATAAGTTAAAGAATAATTGTAAAAGATTATGAAAATTTTATGTATTTTAAATATTATAAATATGAATTATTCTGATTAAGAATTGATGGATTAAACCATTATTATAATATTAATTTAGTAGTTAAAATATTAATAGGGATAAAAATTATGGAAATATAAATCTATGCGAATTTTATTTAATTAAACTTCATCAGGATGGTTTTTCTTTTTTTCGTGTAAATAATGTTTAACCAAACCCCCATCCTGGAGTATTCCCAGCATGAAATCATGGAAGGGTTGTATACTGCAACTTTTTCCAGTGGTTAGGTTTTGGATCATTCCCTCTGCCAGATCAATTCGAAGTTCATCTCCTTTATCTGCATCTATATCCGCCACTATGACTGGTAAACCCACATTTATAGCGTTACGATAAAATATACGCGCAAAAGACTTAGCTACAATCGCATCCACACCAGCGTGTTTTAAAGCTACTGGAGCCTGTTCCCTGGAGGATCCGCAGCCAAAATTCCAACCAGCCACGATAATGTCACCTTTTTTCACATTTTTGGCGAATTCAGGGTCCTCTCCTTCCATGACATGACTTGCCAGCTCGTCTAAACTGAAAGTCCTTAAGTATCGTCCGGGTATTATTACATCAGTGTCTATACTATCCCTGAACTTCCAAACTTTACCTTTTATTTCCTCTTTCATAGTACCATTAGAATGATTTTTTTAATTAAATGACTCAGGATGATTTCTATATTTAATAATTGGATTATAGTGGATTTTAGTAAATTTATTATTTATAATTGGATTATAGTGGATTTTAGTAAATTTATATTTTATAATTGGATTTTAGTAATTGATTTTTCAAACCAGAAACTCAGTTGATTAAACCGCAGAATCACTAATTTTTAAGTATGCCTTTACCTGACAGCACCATTATTTTGAGCCCTGGTTTCAATGATATTGCCACCTACATCTGCAAGTGCATCATTAGCTGCACTTACTATACTCTGAGGACTGTCAGTAACTGCATAGATGGTAGGTCCAAATGAACTCATACCCACCCCCGGGGCACCAGCATCCCGAAGAAACTGCATTATCTCCCCTATAACTGGTTTTTGCAGCCTGTTCTCGATTTTTTTAAATCCAATATTCTGTATGCTGTTAACCGCTTCTCCAAAACCTTCCAGGTCTTTTTCTAAGACAGCAGGCATCATCTTCATTAAGAGAAGATGTGAAAGTCGCTGGACTTCCTCTAAGGGTATGGGGCAGTATTTCTGGAAGATATTAACCTCTTTTTCTCCGGAAACATTCTTTTCAACATGAGGAATAACCAGAACCACCTTCCAGTCCTTTGGGAAATCGTACCGGGCAATAATTGGTGGAGGTGATGCTTCTGAAGCAGATGAAGGTAAAAAGTCAGGTTTCTCCCCATGATGGTGGCCTCCATCGATTATAAAACCACCTTCATCAAAGGATGCTACACCTATACCCGATGTGCCTCCACGACCAACGATATTAGCAATTTGAGGTACACTTATTTCGCGATTATCCAAGTCAGAAAGGAGTTTACCCACAGCCAGAGATAGTTGAGTGCCAGAACCCAAACCAGAATGGGATGGATATGTTTCATGAATAGTGAAACTATACCCTCCTTCTAAATGAAGGTATTCTATCATTCGATGGGCAGAATTTCTTATTTTATCCTCATAATCATTTATAACATTAACCGGTATGTTCTGGCGGTTTTTAAATTCTACTGCAATTTCACTACCCTTCTGGTTCATTTCCAGAACCAGTCGGGGTTTTTCCAGTGTAAGGCCCACCCCACCATCTATTCGACCCAGTGAACCGTTGAGATCGATCAGGGTTAGATGGAGCCTTGAGGGAGTTTTAATTATCAATTCTGATACCAGTTTTATTTTATTGAGTGATTAAAGAACTCTATTATAGGGGTTTAGAGAACTTCTAGTGTTTTTGCAAACTTATTTTTTCAGTGGTTTTGCGAACTTCTTCTCAACCTCTGAGCGGTAAATTGCATTCATAGAACAGAATGGTATTATACGTCCATCAGGAACTGCGTAGTGGATCACACATCTTTTAACCCGGTCCTGGTCAAAGTTCCAGGGATCCATGAAGTGCATGCAGGATATGAGTAACGTTTTATGGTGGAAATCTCCCAGGGCACTGTAAGATCTTTCCTTAAAGACCTTGGTCAGTATGCCAGTTATATCCAGTGAATCAGGTTTTTTATCCCGGTCAATAGTTTTGGGAAGTTCCATAGTGGCCCTGCTTATGACCCTAGCCTTACCAACCAATCCCCCATCTTTTATATCACCACTGCTTCGGGAAAGAAGGTTGAAAAAGCGATCCACATCTACAAACTGAGTTATGGGGATAATTTCATCATTATCAATGAAAACATAGGTGGCAGCACCGCAGTGGGGGTGGCAAGTGAATGATACCTGATCTTCTCCTTCAATGGCTTCCACAAAATCAGTGATGGGTATAACTGAAGAGGCAGGGTAAAAATCATCACACCCAATCTTGCCATCGGTCTGTTGTTCCACCAATTTCTGGAAGGTGGGTATGGTTATTCTCTGTTCTTCCACTTCATCAGAACGTGTTCTGCCCGCAAAGGACACCGGCTGGAAGTTCACGCCCCGGATGATATCCAGGTTTTCAATGGCAAATCTTATGATATCACCAACCTGATCATCATTGATCCCTTTAACCAGAGTGGGTACCAATACAATTCCCAGATCTGCTTTACGGCAGTTTTCAATGGCTTCCAATTTGATTGGCAGTAAGTTACGGTTTCTGGCTTTTATGTATGGTTCTTCAGTAACTCCATCGAACTGAAGATAAATGGTGTTTAAAGTGGCATCTTTAAGTTTCTGAGCAAGCTCTGGATCTTTAGCCAGTTTAATACCATTGGTAGCTATTTGAGTATGGCTGAATCCTTCTTCCCGTGCTAACTTCACCAGTTCCACAATGTCCTTTCGTACAGTGGGTTCACCACCTGCATACTGGATGGCAGGGGTGGGGACTGGTTGGTTTGCACGGAGATTCCGTAACATCCCACGTATTTCCTCGTAAGTAGGCTCATATAAAGATTTAGATACAGCTGCATTAGCAAAACAAATAGGGCAACGAAGATTACAACGATTAGTAACATCAATAAGGCCTAATATAGTCTGACTCTCATGTTCAGCACACAGCCCACAATTTTGAGGACATTCGCCCTCTACAGCAGTACGAGGATTGTCAATACCATCACCTTTATAACCATAATCAGATGCGTAATGGTAAGCTTCTGAACTTTGCCAGTAAGTATTTTCGAATTCACCGTGCTCGGGGCACGTTTTCTTTATCATTATCCTTTCCTGGTCTTCAAAGACTTCTGCATCCAAGACTCGAAGACATTCAGGACACAGGCTTTTCGTTTTCTTTATGACCATCATCTCACCTATATATTATTGAATTTTGGGTTATAAGTCAACTATCATCCTTAACAAACATTGAGGATTTCAACTAGCATATAGTATTTATGGTTAAGCACATAACTATTATCCTGTTTTAAATCGGAGGTAAACTATGGACTCGAGTATTTTCAGTGTTTTGATTTTATCCGCTTATGCTATATACTTTATGTTACCGGCTTACTTAGCCAACGCCGGTGCCCTTACCTTTGGGGGAGGAACACCCCTTGATATGGGCCGATCCCTTAATGACAGCCGTAGGATACTTGGAGATGGTGTCACTTGGAAAGGGACCATCATAGGCATCCTAATCGGAATGGGAATCGGCCTGCTTCAAGGAGCTATAGCCGGTAATATAGTACATGACCTTTTAGTGTTAGGAGATCCAGGAATAGCTAATCTGGTTCAGGGAACTATAACCAACAACATAGTACAGGGCGCATTACTGGGTCTTGCACTGGGTAGTGGTGCGATTATAGGAGACGCTTGTGGGAGTTTTATTAAGAGAAGATTCAAAGTGGAACGAGGACGACCAGTACCATTTATGGATCAGTTAGATTTTGTGGTAGGTGCCCTACTCTTCGCATCTCTGGTAGTAGCTATTCCATTTACTTTAATCATTCTGATAATTATAATTAGTATCTTTCTTCACTTGGGAACTAATATCATTGCCTATTTACTGGGTATGAAAAATGTTTGGTATTAATTGGATGTTTTATACTGTTTAATAGTGATATATGGATTGCTCATTATACATACTGATATTGATTGAATTTAAATAAATACCAGCAAATAATTCCATCCCAAACTATCCCCCCCTTCTTTTTTAATAATTTTTTTTAATATGAATGGTTCTAATGTATAAATTTTTTCTATTAAAATGATTTTTTAAATTTTTATGGAATTTTTTTAATGATTTCAATCATGGTTTAATAATTTAAATCATGTCCTCACTATTAATCAGTTTTTTCAATTTTTTAATCTTTTTTTTTAATTTGAAGCCGTTATAACTTTGAAACTGGCACTGAAGAGTTGGTAGGTCATCTGTGCTGCTTCCAGTTGGGTGTTCCACTCTGGAATCTCATAGACAAAAACAGGATATCCTGCATTGGTCAGAGGCCGGTCAATCTGAGATATGGAACTGCTCTTCTCACGGGTGCTGGATGAACCAGGATAATAATTAAATTGGGGGAGTAACTGATGAACTGCTTCACCCAGTGTAATTGATTTGGTATCATGGGTGGGGGTGGCTATGTAATATCCTTCACCGTAACCTTGTTCATGGTCATGGGCAATGATTACCAGCTGGTAATCTGATTTTTTAATATCTGGAATGGCATACTGTTCAACCAGGTCCT
The Methanobacterium sp. DNA segment above includes these coding regions:
- a CDS encoding rubrerythrin family protein; the encoded protein is MSTMDNLNEAFAGESKANRKYLAYAKKADEEGHPQVAKLFRAAAEAETVHAHNHLTVMAGINSTEKNLKDAIEGEIEEFEEMYPDFIKEAKADENKKAVWTFDVANQVEEIHAGLYQKALEALGNNEEVDYYVCGYCGNTVENGAPDVCPVCRALKSDFFKVD
- a CDS encoding PAS domain S-box protein, whose amino-acid sequence is MKLEWDGSRSEYKTFMVLSLVVLSCVLTYYFHFVLRSGIVFTHFYYIPIVLAAVWWKRKSLWVPFFLAGVLILTDWISPLKSDFLYDDIFRSIIFISVSVITILLSESIEKSQIKLKTSEEMFRSVVESAIDGIITTNLSGNVVFVNESFQKMFQCSEEEVLGESVKKFIPSRLRDKYDEQMDQFRKTGEHQLVGTFESVGLRKDGKEFPFEISLTNWEGDGEIFTTSIIRDTTYRKNAEKTRAILSAIVESSAESIIGMDLNGNVLSWNNGAERTYGYKTREVLGKSGSIIFPPGSDELSYILKTIGGGEKIDHYETKRITKTGEMIDIFLTVSPIKGISGDIIGLSAIARDITQDKAAEKALAKSEAQLSMITTHMADIICQASKDGQYIYVSPSVKTVLGLEPGELVGKSIFDRMHPDDQSRVTSCIKDGLGKCITRSVQYRYMKADGSYVWLGTKGTPISDEGVVTGFICNSRDITQQKNVEDALRESEEKYRTLIESAKDPISLYDENGIFLMANKSGAHNMGEEPADLLGRSLRDFFPPEVAKKQIELIKKVISTEEGLDLEMFVPYSGKDQWFSTSLQPIYGHDNRVHSVQVISRDITDIKEAQIKLEQALKDKDMLMKEIYHRVKNNLMVISSLLNLQSRYIKDEEARGIFKESQERAHSMALIHERLYRSTDLKHIDFGDYIRTLSTDLFRTYVADPARVQLELEVEDVMIDINTAIPLGLIINELVSNSMKHAFPNEKSGTIMVKFKEDGNRCVLEVNDTGIGFPSDIEPDQTDSLGLQLVTSLTQQIGGELELERSPRTTFRITFEEKKVGKS
- a CDS encoding DUF2953 domain-containing protein → MSFLLIPLKLSLELEKQGSELKGLFSLRFLGIRIFSREIPEDEKDKEEKVEEDEEETDKKDEFDLKRILNILRLLKESWPHIYRLITAFYRSVTLEKFSLNLTLGMESPADTALFTGYIWSFTYPLNALTRIDAVITPDFQRRVLDGNFQMIINLKLIWIVVEAIRAYTKKPVREMIQEMRR
- a CDS encoding GerW family sporulation protein; the protein is MMDIQDPIKTTVEELRKVLNIENVIGEVIESEDKIMIPVTRMGMAFGAGMGDGKGSANEGFSAGASGGGAGIEPVAMVVVFKGQSGPEGVKVLPLKNPDPLSRAIGEVSTAIVEVMAEGKKMGMGKKHTKKHTKNAEEAKTEEKKGEAAV
- a CDS encoding tRNA (N(6)-L-threonylcarbamoyladenosine(37)-C(2))-methylthiotransferase, translated to MKIYMETFGCTFNQADSQIMAGLLEETGGKIVKSPEEADVIIINTCYVKQPTEQKITNRIGKMQAQFPQKKLLIAGCMVDIDPEKLKKLAPQAGWIGARRINSAPEVVEAVMNGHLVRETGHGDDVKTCLPRKRSNPLVHILQICEGCLGKCSYCCTRFARGRLQSYPVSLLRAEAEQAVADGCVEIQLTAQDTAAYGKDTGENLSDLINQITSIEGDFLIRVGMMHPKNIEDDLEAIITSFKNEKVYNFLHLPLQSGSNQILSDMNRGHTVEEYLDIVNHFRTEIPELSLATDVIVGYPTEDDDAFQDTLDVIQEIYPDFLHISKYHHRPGTRSSLLPEIDHQTMKKRSRQLNDLKVDIATANNRKLRDTHQKILITDKGSKGGYIGRTNSYKTVVVEEALPGAFLDVEITHSLSTYLKGKISK